Genomic segment of Arctopsyche grandis isolate Sample6627 chromosome 11, ASM5162203v2, whole genome shotgun sequence:
tagctaatccaaacagtgaccggaaaaatgcacttgagatagttgcactctcgagacattcaaactttcaaaaatgctcaaggagaactaacgcaatagaattccataaaaaagAGTCAAGGTGTATTTGAATGTTATCCGAGGgtaccaaccttttttttgtggaattatattgcgtaagttctttttgagtgcctttgaaaattaggacttctcgaaactgcgccattATTCAGTGCATCTTTGCGGGAaccaatccaaacaaaccctagataaataACGCCGAGAATTTCgatttttgtaaaggtgtgtttagactctgtAATATATgttgcaacaatataaagtaagcaaaagaagtctattagtgaatgtatttttccaaaactagttccatcttcttcattgttgtcaaaatgtaatgttcacaatctaaattccaagacacaatgtaaaatactcagcagttagggattttcatcgggtaattctggttatatattcagaaatttcggtgtaaacgagtctttataaacgttgaagaATGAacgacacggattacacgacccatgttcaatgcatttttttccaatgcaatttccaattttttttcttccaatTATGTACCTTTAaagggtagtattcttgtttactttgtacatgctcaatatacaacgcctatTGGAATTCTACAAGCCCATAGACTAGTCAGAAAAacaccgatcggcgttggtcagcattcaaagggttcaTCAATTTTCgagtgataaaaaaattaaaactcagacaagtaaaaaaagtaaacttttatttatttttaaatatttttgatttttctttggTTTCGACATTGTTTCaagttaaaaaatgtatttacataaatatatcaatagcggcagtataatattatagccaataaaaatcacactaattaacttatttacaatttgaatttaagtACTTAGATTAaacacattaattttttttaattaaacaaaaagtAACTATAGTATGCGTATATTAACTATAATTAGTTTACATTAAGTTTTAGTTAGACGACACATTCGAAAGCTGAATCGACACGATGGAAAGTCTCAAAAATTTCCTTGTGAATATATTATCATGTTACTATATACGTTCGCACCAGATCTATCCTATTTTTCCTAAACGTTTATCACGTGTCACAGTTGACGAGGCAGTGGTCCAGCCACGGATGATACGTGTAGTTAAATCTGCTAGGATTCGCTCTGTAGTCCTGCTTCCTCGGCTTCTGAGGCACAAGTCTGCCCTTATAGTACACCAAGCTTCTCTTCATCTCCCTGACTATGTGAGGGTATATACGGGACAAGTCTCTCTGCTCGCAAGGATCGCTATCCATGTCGAATAGGCAAGATTTTCCTGTaaatatacgaaaaagaaacaaatgagtgaattattttaaatctaattGACGACTTCCGGTtcgattgtttatttttttcttcgttCGATTACGGATTGTTACGgcgattgaaaaaaatgtgcaaGTTGGATCCGTTCGTTTTTCACCGTTGAAGCAATCAATCGACTGTGGATTGTGGTCATGGTTATGGATCGGCGACATTGTATGCGTTTTAAAATCAATGCCATGGACTCGGGCTGGTAATTTCCGTGGAATAGCTATGGTCAATCGGTCAAGTTTGATGGATTTCCGAATGAGGAAGTTGTGATGGTTTTAATTATTATGGTACAGTCAGTGCTAGTCAATTTTTCCTTTTGGAGAAAAATGCAGTTTTTCTTTTAAGTTTTTCATTTGGTCATTAGGTATTAACATTATATaatagctgtattacccggcttcgctcggtatttgtaaaataaaccgcttaaacatgactaatctaatagtaaacattttattaaatttatttgaatagttttattttatatcaatttatttgaatactcatttgtttttttattaaattgactgtcacgaaaaaacaaacgtatatagtaagtctcttataaaaaattatatgtacacccccggcgtctgcgccccctagggctacgccacctgcgcccccctgagcatttgccatctagggctacgcccctgcgcccccctgagtaTTCGCCGTCTAAAActacgccccctgcgcccccctgagcattcACCGTCTCGGGCTACGCCACCTACGCCCCCCTTagcatttgccgtctagggctacgccccctgcgccccccgaACCttcgccgtctagggctacgccccctgaGCCCCCTGAGCATTTaacgccccctgcgcccccctgaaccAAGGCGAatcagcgcctatgaatcgaataaaaaaatcgaatcatttgttcgatgacgtcacggatctacgaacgaaTGAACggaggatacatacatacatatatacaaagtctttttccaaattatatattagattacacaatattaaatattagacAAAGATCGTTTAATAATAGTTGGTTAGACATTctaagacaaaataaagtatacAAAAATAGTCGGAGCTATCGAGAGCGAGCCCGGGCATTGGGTATACAAtaatttttgaccttttttgTGCGGATAAttctggatatatgtatatatgtatatacatgtgatATATGCgagatatatagatatatagagatatatagatacatatgcgAGTGTAGGTATTAAAGATATGTAAGAGAGTGACATTAGAATATTTTCGATTTACCTTCTTCAATGTTTTCCATCACATTGAACACTTCAATAGAAAGagttcgaatataaaattcggtcATATAATAAACGTTTTTTCACAGTGAGGTCTGATAGTTTGAAATTCATTATTGTTCTTGAACAGAATCAACGATTTTTACGGATCTGATTTAAAGTTATATTAATTGATAAAATAGCGAATGGAGTGTTTGAAACTGACAAATAGTATTATCGAATCgcgtattgtttaaaattttgagcCTTTCAttagtgtatatgttacagttaaagtgtatctttaagttgtaatgtattttgactagttggaatatattccatctaacctacgtaagttgattcatataccGTTATAGTTCAAGTATATTTttcggttgtaatatatttttactagtgaaaacgtcactcgactcaTAACTACAAAAATAAACTGTTGTCTTACAACTggttgttgaaagtgtattttcgCTTGTAGATATGTcatagtgaaattatatttcaagtgaaaatatattttcactgacgtttcaatgaaatcataaccagctacattttcagggttggtttatatataatatataataatataatttagggGTTAGGATAGGCTAGGTTAAGTAAGTGTTGGCCATAtgcatttaagattgggttgttagggttaaatttatagagttaagcgttgtaaattcattgtttgatacattttcactgcttgaattggtgaaaatatattttcagtagtgaaagtatattttaacttgaaatatgcttttacTGTAacagatatataatttactggTTGAATTGTatacgaatatgaatgacctaagacgttgttggaatatattatattacaactgaaaatacacttcaactgtaacttAATCTTAAGTCTAATTCAACGAACAATTTGTgtaatgaaatttcatatcatataatataatctgtatttgtattataaaatataaacaaagactaatataatattttattgtgtaatgttaatatttaattaatagaaaatatgtattgtatcaaCTAGCCTTGACTTTTCttgtaaaatttatgatttGAGAACTTTTTTGGGCGCGTTATGAAATTCCTCAGAAATGTgtgaaaataaacataataatgaTGAAGTTTCTTTGTTAAATTTAAAGTCGCAATATGGTAGAAGTTtagtttgtattttaattacCTGGGGCAGTTTCACAAGTGGAGACATTCCTCCACGAGCATCGTACTGTAGCACTGTCTCTCAAAACAGCCATCTCATGCTGGGTAGTAATCCTGGAAACGGTTGATAAAGCTCTGGATACATCACTGTTGGAAATACCATAGAAGTCGTAGGCTACGAAACGAATATTGCGGGTGCCATCTTCTCCAAAATAGTGGTCATAGTCTCCGTTTCCACTCTGACCGATCACCAACTTCCAGGACCCACGTCTGAAGCCAGCAGTTCTCTTCTTTTCGTCGATGTTGAGCAGGACTTCGGATCTGGCTGAAAGTGTGTTGTCCAACAACGAACTCCACTGATCCAAGCCATCCGTGTCGTATGGCAAACTCGTAGAGAAACCACCTGTTATTTGAAAACacgtgaaatttgaaaaataatcgaaaagTCACCGTTGTTTGTGAATGAGTATCGATTTAAATGTGTTTGAAActtcaacagaaaattgggcAACTGGCCTTGACGTGTGGGAATGAAACGTCAAAAGTTTAAGTTTTGGGTCATTGCATTTGCTTAGTAGTAttcttattacatatattagggTCGTAGTGGTTTATAAAGATACTGAGAATTTTTAGGATATTGCTTATTTGAATACCACCAGGCTAATAATTTGAAACTAAACTAAGAATCTTGAAAATAGGCTCTTCTCTTCACtaatcttggataaatgcgttgttgcgttaatgctaaccaccaataGGATCCCGAGTTCTAGCCCTGcgttgacctcgattaaaaataatttattcgtatttcaaagttggatatttgtggctctaagtcgattgtttcctatcagagtttcatcaaattggcaaaaccatccgaCCTACCATgacaccattatttgaatatgatattaaaattgtatatatgtacaagtttaacacTATAGGTATCGCTCAGAGCCCATAAtggtaaattcaaatttataaaatataagaaggtAAAGAAGTAGAATAGTTTCAAATTGTAAAACTTACATCTTTTCGTCTCTAACTTAATGCTATTCAACTaactaatataaaattcaattttttgatatatCTGGATTCATTgaatatattgataaaatgaTTAGATTGACATAAGACAAACAGATTTTCCATTTAAAAAGGCTCACCCCCACTCTACGAAAAAGATGCGCACGCAAGGATTGTGTACTGAAAGTGTTTTAGCGCATCTTTTCCTTGTAGTGGGGGTAGGACTTTATAAATAGAGCAACTTCTACACATTATTCGACTAGATTTTGatcgttttatgtatatatatatatatatatatatatatatatatatatatatatatatatatatatatatatatatataaattacaaaagtagatgttaattttaaatgtaacttTTTCTAACAATAAATGTTGCCCCCGTATGCTCCAATCTTAATAATTCGGAGGTgtgaattttgtataatattgtgGTTATATAAATCTGAATTAGCTTATACCTGCTGCGGTAACGAGGGTCGGTAGCCAATCGGTTATATGCATGAGATCATACGAAACACGTGGTGCGCCTCTCAACTGGTTATTCCACATACAAGCTGGTACTTTGACTCCCCCTTCCCACATCGTGTCTTTCATCTGAAAAGCAATTATAATATAGTTCAAATTTACTCTGTAGTGCTTAATCGTTGAAACTTGCCAATTTTGATcgtgtgtataaataaaatagtacccCTCTGAGTGGCCAGTTGGAACCCCAGTTCTTGTATTCACCCACCATGGGTGCTCCGTTGTCCGATTGGAATATGATTATGGAGTTGTCTAGCATTTGGTGGTTTTTCAGCGCTTGCACCACTTTTCCGACACTCTCGTCTAGTTTGGATACCATCgctgtaaattaaaattaattcaagttTATAGAGAACGCTGTTACGTTGAGGTAGATTAAAATTTAGATTTATTAGTATGCAATAAAAGTTACCGGTGATATATCTTGTCGACAGATACGCAATGTAAGATTGAAAGGAAGTTGGGTATTGTCTTATTTGTGAATTTAAATTAGTATGAATAATTTATGTTGAATGTTTAGTACTTTTTAAGTGGAAACTTCATCAGGTTACGTAAAGTCAAGCTTTGTTAGAACTGAGTATATACATTATGTAATTTTTGAATAGTTTAAATTTAAGTATTAATTGATAAAACAAATATGAGCAGTGAATATTGTTTTGGACTATTGGCCGACGAACACTAGGCTGACAGAtgtttggccgaacggacattaggccgacggacatttggccgaacggacattaggccgacggacatttggccgaatgaaatttttaattgtttaaaattatcagtgagttttgagtaatttcgataTACAATCGGTCAAATGTTCGCTCGACCAAGCTTCCGCCAGCCAAGTGTCTATTCAGCCAAAAGTCTGCGTATGGTTTTGGGGTGTTAGAAAAATGGACCAGAAtagttttttccattttttttcggATAATAGACACGAATAAGGAATAGATTTTCTAAGTAGTGATGGGTATAATATGTTCAAATAAACAGTTAgagaaaatttaagaaatcaGTGAAAGAAAGCTCAATAAGAAGAAAAATAAGTAGAAGGGTTTCGTTTAATTGACAAAATTTTGTTAGGAAAATTTATCTACAAAACTTTTCAACAGAAAGGAGTGAATATCGGGATCTAAAACTGAGGAACATACGTCAATCCATCTTCTTTAGAAGaatcagtaataaaaatatatatactttttattggAGTAGGATTTTACTATATGAAAGTACTTAAAAATTAAACCATTTtggtaatttttcattttcacctTTCacctttcaaatttatttaaatgaggtttgaaatgattaataaatcttaatatttacaatttcaaaaataaatctcataatttaaatttaaagttctGCATATTTTgagataattttataaatgaggAGACGTATAAAAGATTATGGTAGACTAGCCTAACCTGATTTTTACCTACGACCTGCTTCtcatattttgtttgttttgaatgCTTCAAGATATACGTAATTATTCTGCGAATTATATATCTACCTAAATCTGTTGTACTTTTTAAATAACGATAAAGCATATTGATTCACACTTTGCATAATACATTACCTGCATAAGTGCGCCTGTTTGCATCGACAACATGAGCCATCTTCTGCACAGTCTCCTGAGGCGCCTCCAGTGGTTTTCCTTCATTTCCGGCGTGAGTTGCCAAATGCGCCAAATACATGAACAACGGCACCCGTGGATCGTGATCATTAATCACtgaaatttaacaataaaataaaatcacaaaccAGCATTTCCCGTCATACAAAAACAATAACCcggcattattttttttttaataattttcattcatCATTCTtcagagacatacatatatacacagcgCATTAATTTAATTACACGTGAGGCGTTGGCCGTTCGTTTCGAGATTAATCTTTCTTGTCGGATGAATGAATGCGTGAACGCGACGAAGCGCGACGTGGCCGGGTGTTAATGGGTTAAAAAGATAACGTCCCGTGCCAGTTTCCACAGAGTCAATGGTGTACGTGTTACAAAGCATTGTCGCTGATCACCAATCCGGCAAATTAGCTGATGATAAGTCTGCTAGATAGACATGGAGGTGCATCGATAAATGCAGAGGTCGTCATTGTTGCATTTATGGATGATATGTACTTGAAATCGAAAGTCGAAATTTTCTCAAAgtcatttttaatgtatgtacattattttattttatttatttattcatttagcatacttgggggaggtggcaaagccgataTACCCAAGGTGTTTGACTTATACATAATCataggtatataaattaaatgagaaaaaaataaagcattcAAGATAACcataaaaatatagagtgaaaaaagaaaaagttataggctttTGAactattaaaatctgacatagcgagagggtggcgaaaaaggaaaaaaacgatcggagaagtgtggataaatacggcaacttcctaatagacgtcaccgagaacgataatggagtaatttggtaaagtttgaaaacgatcggacccaaattttgtcagacgaaaaaatcgaaagcgagtaaaaaataaaaataaaattaagagaaaaaagtaaacaataaaaagaaaaaccgaaataaaagaaaatacagggataaaaaaatagaacagtaagatgataactaaaagaaaaagaaaatatagaaagaaatgaaaatataggaaaagaagaattataaaatCCCTTTATGTTTAAGAAATAtatctagcttgtttttaaaaataataagattttcagaaattactacattgttgggaagacaattccaaactttaaccacttTGTTTTGAGGAATCTCTAAtcaatttgttcaatttttcatttaggAGTCTGAGAgagtgacctctaagatgactgttgtcattgaacataaatagattggacataggacaattgtaataattatttaatattttaaaattttcgataaaGTTCATCTTTATCTTTGACTTCTTCTCATCTCCAATGTGGTgagattcatttttttcatttatgtattatcCTTTCTAATAAAGTACAAGGAAAACTATCTTTCTCTTATCAGTCAGGCAGCAACTGCTTCTCATGAGAGGTTCTATTCCGAAAAGTGACTATTCTAGAATATAatatacgcacatatgtacatatgtatgcgggATTTAGTTTTCTAGCTTAGAagaatgtatatatgaatgctTAGGTTAGCATGTATAAGTTGAATAATGCTTAATTTGTCATCTTGCACATGTGATGATTCTACCAGattctacacatatgtatataaaaacggaagggatgtacatatgtttatatgataAAAAGTTCATAATAATGCAGGAGATCGCACCGCAAACACCGAAAAGAACACAataatcatgtatgtacatgattaTTTGTACGCGGTCGGCCAATTGTACGTGTGGAGATGAAAATAGGGGGTAGCGTGAGGGCAGCAATAAATGACACACTAAATTATGAGCAGAATATTATGCATGTAGAGAATTATTTGTATTGTGCCTGCTGAAATAGCCTCAGCTGTTCTACATGTATCAATTCCGTTCCGAAACCACAGTTGAagtatcaacgggcacaacactagttgtaTCATAGAAGTAAAAGGACAGAAGCCAAAGAACTTGATTTTCCTTATTGGAAAGGTTGGTTGAACTTTGTTTTCCTTATTAAGGAGCATATTGTTCTAAAGAAGAAGGTtgacatactacatacatgtatgtatgtaggactGTGTCCAGA
This window contains:
- the LOC143918749 gene encoding arylsulfatase B-like isoform X2 encodes the protein MGSRSVACVLVIAALIARLGDAISTSTGQPHIIFILADDMGWNDVGFHGSNQIPTPNIDALCYNGVILNNYYAQPVCTPSRAALLTGKYPIRTGMQGSPLNNLDPAGLPLNEKLLPEYLRDLGYTTHAIGKWHLGMARTTQLPTYRGFDSHFGYRGGYTSYYDYVLQQSTDNEDLFGFDLYRNLTASWSDVGTYATDLYTREAVSMINDHDPRVPLFMYLAHLATHAGNEGKPLEAPQETVQKMAHVVDANRRTYAAMVSKLDESVGKVVQALKNHQMLDNSIIIFQSDNGAPMVGEYKNWGSNWPLRGMKDTMWEGGVKVPACMWNNQLRGAPRVSYDLMHITDWLPTLVTAAGGFSTSLPYDTDGLDQWSSLLDNTLSARSEVLLNIDEKKRTAGFRRGSWKLVIGQSGNGDYDHYFGEDGTRNIRFVAYDFYGISNSDVSRALSTVSRITTQHEMAVLRDSATVRCSWRNVSTCETAPGKSCLFDMDSDPCEQRDLSRIYPHIVREMKRSLVYYKGRLVPQKPRKQDYRANPSRFNYTYHPWLDHCLVNCDT
- the LOC143918749 gene encoding arylsulfatase B-like isoform X1 produces the protein MVAMFKRLQMGSRSVACVLVIAALIARLGDAISTSTGQPHIIFILADDMGWNDVGFHGSNQIPTPNIDALCYNGVILNNYYAQPVCTPSRAALLTGKYPIRTGMQGSPLNNLDPAGLPLNEKLLPEYLRDLGYTTHAIGKWHLGMARTTQLPTYRGFDSHFGYRGGYTSYYDYVLQQSTDNEDLFGFDLYRNLTASWSDVGTYATDLYTREAVSMINDHDPRVPLFMYLAHLATHAGNEGKPLEAPQETVQKMAHVVDANRRTYAAMVSKLDESVGKVVQALKNHQMLDNSIIIFQSDNGAPMVGEYKNWGSNWPLRGMKDTMWEGGVKVPACMWNNQLRGAPRVSYDLMHITDWLPTLVTAAGGFSTSLPYDTDGLDQWSSLLDNTLSARSEVLLNIDEKKRTAGFRRGSWKLVIGQSGNGDYDHYFGEDGTRNIRFVAYDFYGISNSDVSRALSTVSRITTQHEMAVLRDSATVRCSWRNVSTCETAPGKSCLFDMDSDPCEQRDLSRIYPHIVREMKRSLVYYKGRLVPQKPRKQDYRANPSRFNYTYHPWLDHCLVNCDT